gtttCTTTGATACTTTTACATGAAATCCTTATTATGTTTGATTCATTTGgggtttcttttattttccatctAACATTGACCGTAATGATCGATTTAACTTGTTGGCACGAAACACCAATTTCAGATTGGTCCAGATCAAATAGAAGCATTGTATCAATATGCCAAATTTCAGTTCGAGTGTGGGAACTACTCTGGTGCTGCTGACTATCTCTATCAGTACAGAGCCTTGTGCACAAACAGTGAAAGGAGCCTCAGTGCTCTTTGGGGAAAGTTGGCAGCTGAAGTATTAATGCAGAACTGGGATATTGCTGTTGAAGAGCTTAATCGTTTGAAGGAAATTATTGACTCTAAGGTGGTGTGACCTAACACTAGCTTCTTGTCTTTTTGAATGCAGTAATATGCCATCACCCTGCTGACATTTTTCTTGTAACTTctatttaagaatttttcaTCACCTATGAATCAAGTGCAAAGCAGAATATGGTTGATGCATTGGAgtctcttcatctttttcaatcACGACAATGGGAGAACACAAATCATTGATCTATTTAATCAAGATAAGTAAGTTACTAAACCTTGCTTGTTTTCACTATGTTtgtatttaatgaaattatatGAAGATGTGTGTTAGGTACTTCAGCACCTTGGAGAACCACACACCGAAAGCCAACTATTGAGGTGGGAGAGCCAAGGCACTTAAGTACTACATTGGTCATCCCATAAAAAGGCATCCCATAACTACATCAGTTTCTAACAATGTGGTCTTCCAAGTTTCACGTGTTTGAAGCTAATTCTCAGTTGTTCAATTATGTTGAAGCATTTCAATAAGAACAATGTGGCCCTTATGTCCTCTATCATCATGTTTTTCTGTTGTTTTAACGAGAAGGCAGTGTTCTATGTTGTTTTTAGTAAAGGTATTTTCTAGGCATGTGGAGATGAGTTAAATCCTGTTAACAggaaaacatgaaaagaaagttGTGAGATGAGTTAAGAATAGAGGATCAATGATGATCCAGTTAGCAACCAATGTAGTATCTACTACTTTTTCCCACATCAGTTAGTGGGATGACCAATGCAGTACTGAAGTGGCTTGGCTCTCTCACCTCCATAGCTGGCTTTTGGGGTGTAGTTCTCCAAAGCACCTAATAATGGTATTAGAGCTGGTGGAGGGTTCTGACCATGTGTTTTTGGGTGAAGTATTGTCGGTCTCTCACCTCAATAGATGAGTTAATTTAATTCAGATTTGTCCATGTTATATTGAGGTTGTATTTACTATTCTGCAGGTATTTAAATGCCATTCAAACCAATGCTCCACATCTTTTACGCTATTTGGCTACTGCCTTCATTGTGAACAAAAGGCGGAGGCCACAGTTCAAAGATTTTATCAAGGTTATTCAGCAAGAACAGAATTCCTATAAGGATCCCATCACAGAGTTTTTGACTTGTGTCTATGTCAATTATGATTTTGACGGGGCACAAAAGAAGATGAGAGAGTGTGAAGAAGTAAGTTGCCtgcttctctttttttcactAGGAATTGCTATTCAGACAGTTATATGCTCATTTCCAATGGTGCTTTTTTGTTCATTGTTTTCAATGTTGGGATTGACATCTGTCTGAATGGTTTGGTTATTCAGATGCATTTTAGCTGGCAGTGAACGATAGATGCAGTCAGTTTTTGGATTCTGTTGTGCTTGCAAGTCATAATTAACAACTTTTCCTCCATTTAGGTTATATTGAATGACCCTTTCCTAGGAAAGAGGCTTGAAGAAGGCAACCTTTCTACCGTTCCTTTGAGAGACGAGTTTTTGGAAAATGCTCGCCTTTTCATCTTTGAGACTTACTGCAGAATACATCAGCGCATTGATATGAAGTACGTACTTACACATCCTctcattaaatttattatatatactcatttttctattttttattgggTGCATTATGCAACTGTTTGCTTATGTATGTTGAGAAAAGTATATCATGCAAGATTTTGAAGGGTAAAGAGTCTGGTTGCTTTGACGTTGCCATTGGGCAAAGAAAATGCTAGTATATCTATATATCTTTTTGAGACCTTTATGATAATTATCAAATGAAGATTCTAGCTGTGTGATCAAGAGAAGATTCCTAGCCTACCTCTTAgctcttttaaaaattgtggtagtttcaacttttgaatgagtttaaaatcgtttttgactttttttccCAATGGAGGAGCTAAAGAGAAGTATGCATTTGGCGTtgcaaatttatattatacaaGTTGTATTGACTAGAACCAcagaaaaatttaatatttctaattatgaGAAGCTCCTCTGGGTGGTAGCAAacgaggaagaagaagaagagttgtTTACTCTATGCTTGTACCGTTGGATTTCCACTTGGGATAATTGGCCTATCCTGGACTTGACATTGGACTTCAGTTATCTCTTGATTTTATTGTCATTATGGTTATCTTTTTTTCACATTGTTATTGTAAATGACGTGGTGGTAACTTGTGGCAGTGTTCTTGCTGAGAAGCTGAACTTAAATTACGAGGAAGCTGAGAGGTGGATTGTTAATCTTGTTCGGACCTCAAAGCTCGATGCAAAGATTGATTCTAAGACAGGAACAGTTTTAATGGAACCAGTCCAGCCGAACGTGTAAGTTTATTTACATCATGTAGATTTTTACATCAACAAAATGGTTTCTCAACCTTTACGATGCTTTATGCATGAAATGTTTACAAGTTGGGTCCATGGACGTTGTCTTGTGCCAGAGGGagttcttaaactttaaaaactgTCAACTAGATTCATAcacttttcattgattaaaagaaaaaaaatctcaagtAACCTTAAAATTGCATAAAGTTAGAGGTAGTGTGCATTTTCTTGAAACGACTAGCTCTGTTTAAATGAATGGTGGTGTATTTGGTTTTCAGATATGAAGAACTGATAGATCACACCAAATCATTATCCGGGCGGACTTACAAGTTAGTCACTCAACTTCTAGAGCATGCACAGGCTCAGGCAACTAGATGAATCTTAGGTGTTCGGccattttttgttatatctatattttatgAACCACTCATCTCACAACAAAACAGCAGAGAATCAGAGCAAGATTTCCATAGTTGATTCCTTGTTTTTAAGGAAAATGATATGCTACGCTCCAtaatttttggtaattttgtttgaatgtaGAATTATGAATTGATTATGATGTTCCTTCCTAACTTGTcgaattaattttagtttgtcCTTTcccctatttttttttcttttcgttccttttctttttctgtaaTGGTAATCTGTACACTAAaccaaaattctttttaaaattattatctgGCTAATTTCATGATTACCACGTCTACTCggattaattttgtataaaaaactGATAATTTGTAcaatttttactttgaaaattgataattcttttcatatttttagttaactcatttataaatataaagattaaCCATTGTAAAGTTGAGGGTTTGTTTGAAtagattaaacaaaatttgtatttgacGAGTgctttgttaaattataattcaaaaattatttttagacactttaattttttcaatttttaataaattataccCTTGAAACTTATATGGTCGAACAGATGCTTTTTAAacactaatttttttcaatatataaataatgcaCTAGTtataaattagatatttattaaacaaaattatttttaaatatgtcgACGTGGTATAGAACTTCtatgagtttttttagttAGTTACATTAGACCAGTTTAAGATTTTCAATTCTGCAGTATTAGTTATACACAAATCTATAGTTTTACATCATAATTTCATTGTTAACAAAGGATGAAACTTTTCTTGATTTAACAAAGGATAAACATACCTTTATGCCCACGTGGTATAAACATCCATGTGTCATTTCCACATTTTACATGTGTCACCCTTTCATTTTTACCATGCCATGTAGCCAACCCAAACAAGTTCAACGTTAGTTACGAATAGAAATTTTTCTTGAGATGCCAACCTTATCTCCTTGGAAAGCTAAACTTTTTATCGTCAAATTCTTTTCTTGGGAAGCCACCAAACATTAATTTTGCTTTAATGAGTTGTCCAGTCACTTATTTAGATGTCTATCTTTTCAACAATACGTCTACCTTATCATAACCACACTTAGGTGTAGGTCTTCCTTCCCATTTCACTACACCCATCACctaatctttatattttatggtGTGCTTTTCCCTCGACAACTAATCTCATCGCATCGCTTTCTTTAACGAGATAGCACTTGGGCTTACACACTTCTTTTCACATTGTCTTTTCTCCCATCACATCCCTCATCGCGGGACACCTCTCTTCTATACATAGTCAAACTTACTTTTCTTCACGGAGCTCTTCTTCAATAGGACTCCTTGGTCAGAGCCTCACAACTACTCtcttttttggaattttgtccCTAAAATTCTACTCTATTGCTATCTTTCCTTTGTCCAAGGCAAGTCCTCTTGTTTGCGTGGGTTTCTTGTCAACCTTGGTGTTTTCTTGACAATCCTTTTGGATATGGCCTCTTTGTCCACACTTAGCTTGTTGTATTTGCAAGCTCCTGAGTGTCGCTTACCGTACTTGAAGCACACAGGATTTTGATTGTCGTCTCAATGCAATCCTTGATTAAAACCAAATTTAGATTGCTTGCTAAATCCTTCCTCActtccttttcctttattcATCTTGGTGCCTAATCTCCTCCCTAGGACTCTTCCTTTCTCTAGCCAGCGTATTCATGACACAGATACCCACCTCTACCATCTTAGAAAAGTTTGACTAATTCGCACTTGCCATCACCAGTACATGAACTGAGGCCTTTAGACCTTCCTCAAAATTCTTGTTGTAAACTTCGAATTCTAGAAAAACTTAAGTCCTTTGAAGTGATTGGAAGGTTAAGAGTTGAATGGagttaaagttaaaaagtgtCATAAAAGGTTTGTCATGGTTATTGGAAAAGAGGGAAAGTTTGGGTAAGTGTTAAGGGATGAGGTACTAGGTGTTTGGAGGTTATTTTGGTGGTGTGTAGGCGGCCAAAGGATAGGAAATAACATCTAAAAGAAGTTATTAGGCATTTAGAGCATGTCTAGGCAGCCAAACTAAATATGTGCTTTGGCTTGGTGAGAAAAGCTTGTCACTTCGAAGTTATTTAAGTGTTGAGAGGCTAGGTGAGAAAGCTAGGCAGCATAGTGCTGGGCGAGGAGCATTGGACGCGAGAAAGTTTAGAGGTTAGCAAGGTGTTTTGGCTTATATTGTTGAGTCCTTAGATGTTTTGGTTAGGTGAGACGATGAAGAGGTGGAATAGATGAAGTGCTTTACAGGTGTCCTCTGCatgtttaagttaaatttcaaCAAGTACAATATGTCAATAAAGGTTTATTCATGGTTCAATATAAATTGGTCACTTCAGATGGACATTTCACCCAATTCCCTCGTGCGTTCTGGTTGAAATTACTCTGAAAGAAATTGAGTCTAAATTCAAGGTTAGGGCTGCCAGACATTTTTGAGCTTAAGAGCTTTGAGTTTGAGttgaagaaagagaggaaggtTAGTTTTTGGGTCAATATGAACAAGGTACAAGGTGCACTTATAGAGGACTACAAAGCACATTCTTCCAAATTAGaagttgaaagtttaaggTAAGCAAGTTAAGTCATTTCTAAGAATCTTCGTAGAAGAAAGTTTTGTCAAAATAGTTGATTTGTagttatgatttttcaaaactaagttatttttttaggCAAAGGTAGAGGCTAGCCAAGTGACAAGTTGTGCTATGTGAGATAAGCATGCATTTTGGTAAACAACAAGGTTAGTGTGGATTTTGGCTTGTGTTGGACGCACAACCTGCATGCAAAGCAAGCAACACGCAAGGCGCATGGTGTCATAGAGGCGCGCGATGAGAGCCATGCGAGACGCAAGGCACACAACTAAGGTGAGGCGTGTGACAAGCCCCTTGTGAGGTTAGCACGTGGAAAGGCCTGACCAAGCCATGCACGTGCGTACCAGTCCCTGTCGTCTATCTCTACTTGTCAGACAGTGTCATAGGGTGTTTTTGGGCAATTTTGGTGATTTTTAGAAGTTGTAATTAAACTTTTGGTATTTTCAtggttaaagaaaataaaacgattattttaccattatttcagGTCAAAAAGAGATAAGAAAAATCTATAGATCAAAGACTTAAGCGTGTACCCGTaagtgaaaaatgaatttagtaAAATGGTTGCAAGCATGTTCTTAAGCTATTGAATATGaatgttttgaattaaatgtttaagatGTTTTATGAATAGTTTCCAAAGCATGTGATTTCTTTAAGCTATTTATTCAAGTATATTGTTTTTTGATAAATGTTCAAGGCTTATTTAAGGAATGAATTTATCAAGGCATTATTGTGTTTAATGTTTGTGTTATGCAAAAAGGATTCTTTAAGgaagtttaaagtttatgGTTCTATAAATGTTTTCTCAGAACCAAGATGTCTCAAACAACCTTTATCAGGGTAGGATTATGGGGCACCAAAGAATTTGAGGTACATACACTTATCTCAAGGATTGGAGCTAGGGACGCTTATCTCCTAGGAACATGGATTGGTGATGCCCATCTTTGATGGTTTGGAGTTGGTATCGAGTAATCTCTACCACCTCCCAAGAGTAGATACTTGGGATCCAAGCATAAAAAACAAGGATTTAAGTTattgtttatgaaaagttatttgaaaaaaaaactatcactcACTAAGCTCGTTTAGCTCACACTCTTCAAaagattttctctttttttaggTAGAGACCGTGTCCTTAGAACCTGAATCGCTGCTTTCTATGTCACATGACCCCTCCCAGATCACCTGCTCTGGATTCGAAAGGTGGCGTGATGTCAACTGAAATCATTTATCTTTGAAACAATTTCACTTGACCCTtacttgaaaacataaaacatttgCCCGTAAAAGTCTTAAACTtagaaatactttttttttaaaaataccataATGGAACCTATTTGAAAAtgacttttataaatatgaagtAAAGTATATAAGACATggaattataaattttcataaaacataatgatacttttaataaatcatttcCTTACAtgattgaaaactaaattgtCCTAGTAGCAGTAAGTCTAGCACATAGAGATTCAGAATTTGTACCCTGAACGAggaaaaacatttgaaaagagTAAGtcaaaagacttagtgagcaacaattttataaaacaagttttcatAAACAGTTTAACATAAAACTGGAgcttaaataacatttatcaataacaTTCTTTTAATAACATGAAACATGAAACTTTGAACTTTTGCATagcttttggaagaaaatgatCCATAGCCACAGACATTATTAAACTATTTCGTCCTAAGACGAAATAGTCGATAGAAAACAACTTTTACGATAATTCTTCTCCTTTAAGACATAAAAATATACCCTTCCTGATGACCCATAAACTATAGGTTCGTCAACCCTACCATCAATATGAAGTTAACCACATGTATATAATAGGTCTCGTGAAATACTCAAACTAGgataaaacattttgaaaaacatcGAAACATTTCCTTTGCTTTCATTAGTAAATCATATCCTGAACAATAACTTAGAAATCATGATTTataaatcacttttaaaacaatatgtCACTTACTATTCTTAAACGGATCCTTAGTCGGAAAATTCCTTTAAAGCCTCATTGATCTAAAAATCCACATTTAATCATTTGGTCATGAAAATATCCAAAACTTTCCTTAAAGTTTCCAAATTGTGAAGAAGAGGATCATGCCTACTCGCCATGATAGCACCATCTCCATGTAAAGAGTGATGTTAGTATACTGCATAATGAAGGAGATTTCATTGAACATTGACGAGATAATAAGCGAGCACATAATTGCATGGGCAAAGCATCCTCGCAGAGCAAGACCCTTTCCGCACTTAATTGAACAATTTCGCTTATATGCATGTTTGACATTCGAAAAGTTGTAAACCCTGTACTTTAGGGAATTTGGATATTAACAAGAGCTTGAAAGGATTAGTTTTCATTGAAGTAAAGAGAAGTGTTATGATAGGTGTGTGTCTTGATAGGTGGAAAGAAGGAAGGCTAGACGAAGGCATGACATGATTGCCACATCCATAGACGCGAATTTAGAGTTGGGCAGAAAGAACTATTATTCATTTTCCGTCTGCGACTGTTTTCGAGTAAAGTTCGCTCGCGATGGTTTAGACCATTCTTGGTCAAACATTTCTTCTTGCATGGTGTTATGGAGATCACCTCGCTAGACAAAACTAATGTGTTTAATGTAAATGGGCAAAGACTCAAGGCGTATCTTGAAGAAGAACAACACGACAATTTCTCAATTGATTTATTGTAAAAtgcatttatttatctttccttAAACACATAAATGGATTTTGTATCTTATTGCAAGACTATATCAATTATGCAAAATGCATTATTTTGTACATCTTTATCGCTTTCTTTATTGCTTTAAGTGTAATTTAGATAGAATGTTGTGCCTGTGGGGTACACGAAGATTTTTTACGCAAAATGAAAGTTTCGTAGAAATGTCGCGATACAAATTTAGGCAGCAATGTTTTTAAAGTGTAAATTCAAATTACCTAGGGAAATGTGTATCGGGTGAGAGTATTGAAGCATCGTCGTCGTCATCAGTCACTTAGGGTTTCGAAGAGATGCGTCGACCTCGTGTTAGGCGCATTTATTGACATGATTTGCTAATCATTGCATTTTGCATTATGAATATTGAAGAAATTTCTCTCAAACCCTTTTacgaaaattttcaaaaccctTGGGCAAAGAAACTTCCCTCTCATTCTCTCAAATCCTCATCGGAAAACTCACCTATAACCTCATCCTCTTCCCATTTCAATGGCATCAATGTCAAAAAACCCTTGAAACCTCCAAAACCACCAAGCTTACCCCTCAAAAGGATGTTTCGAAATGTTCCAAAATATCCAAGAAGTTTGCCTCTTCATCTCAGAAATCCAAGCCTAAGGATTCTGGGAAGAAGATCATCCTCAAGCCCAGAATGCAAACCTCCTCATCCCAATGCCACTCCAGTATACCTAATTCGGAGCAAGCCCAAAGACCCAAACAGGCTGTCGTGGAATCCATTGTAGATATTGATGAGTGGATGGGGCAAGAATAGCATTTATAAGGGTTTACCTGACTTGGAGTCGAGAATGGAGACAATGCAACTTGAGGACGGACAGCCAGGATATAAGCACTAGAAACATTGGGCTGGCAAGGTGCTTGTAGAAGACAGAGAAGCCAATGAAAAGGTGGGCATACAAATACCTTCTTAGTATTTAGATAAGGTGTTAAAGCTTGTACAAGAGTTGCAAGCGGCGGAAAGAAAGAggataaaagatgaaaatagaatggaagaaaaag
This is a stretch of genomic DNA from Cucumis sativus cultivar 9930 chromosome 4, Cucumber_9930_V3, whole genome shotgun sequence. It encodes these proteins:
- the LOC101205199 gene encoding eukaryotic translation initiation factor 3 subunit E, encoding MADYDLTPRIAPNLDRHLVFPLLEFLQERQLYPDEQILKAKIELLNKTNMVDYAMDIHKSLYHTEDVPQDMVDRRAEVVARLKALEESAAPLVAFLQNPAAVQELRADKQYNLQMLNDRYQIGPDQIEALYQYAKFQFECGNYSGAADYLYQYRALCTNSERSLSALWGKLAAEVLMQNWDIAVEELNRLKEIIDSKNFSSPMNQVQSRIWLMHWSLFIFFNHDNGRTQIIDLFNQDKYLNAIQTNAPHLLRYLATAFIVNKRRRPQFKDFIKVIQQEQNSYKDPITEFLTCVYVNYDFDGAQKKMRECEEVILNDPFLGKRLEEGNLSTVPLRDEFLENARLFIFETYCRIHQRIDMNVLAEKLNLNYEEAERWIVNLVRTSKLDAKIDSKTGTVLMEPVQPNVYEELIDHTKSLSGRTYKLVTQLLEHAQAQATR